In Alistipes ihumii AP11, a genomic segment contains:
- a CDS encoding HU family DNA-binding protein, which yields MTKADIVNEISKGTGVEKAQVQQIVEAFMESIKDSLTSNKNVYLRGFGSFIVKRRAEKVARNISKNTTITIPAHNIPAFKPAKSFAGKVKANAK from the coding sequence ATGACAAAGGCGGATATTGTTAACGAAATTTCAAAAGGCACCGGTGTCGAAAAAGCGCAGGTGCAGCAGATCGTGGAAGCGTTCATGGAAAGCATCAAGGACTCGCTGACCTCGAACAAGAACGTCTACCTGAGGGGCTTCGGCAGCTTCATCGTCAAGAGAAGAGCGGAGAAGGTGGCCCGCAACATTTCGAAAAACACGACTATTACGATCCCTGCCCACAACATCCCGGCATTCAAGCCGGCCAAGAGTTTCGCAGGCAAAGTAAAAGCCAATGCCAAATAA
- a CDS encoding Rne/Rng family ribonuclease, whose translation MNKELIINVTPSEIAIALFEDKQLVELNKEKCKTGYSVGDIYLGKVKKIMPGLNAAFVNIGYEKDAFIHYLDLGPQFTSLHKLVGTLTSGKRAPLFQNIRLDKAMGKTGKISGFIASGQPILAQIAKEAISTKGPRLTSDISLAGRNVVLIPFSNKISISQKIRSNEERNRLKRIASAVLPKNYGVIIRTAAMGQQDADIEHDITSLVRRWEKVLDGLRNQTPPSLILNEENRTTTIIRDLLNGSFSSIYVDDHTVYEEIREYIRMIAPDKEKIVKLYKGSTPIFDNFDVSKQIMSLFSKYVSLKKGAYLIIEHTEALHVVDVNSGNRAKVDNDQERTAMDVNLAAAAEIARQLRLRDMGGIIVIDFIDLHKSENRNALVEKMRELMAGDRAKHTILPLSKFGLMQITRQRVRPETHIDVRETCPACHGTGLVAPAVLIDDQIEKQIAYFVKEKKLSYLKLRVSPVVAAFVKKGFPSLRTRWMFKYRCRIRVASDNTTGIIETRFFNREDEELI comes from the coding sequence ATGAATAAAGAACTAATTATCAACGTAACCCCCAGCGAGATCGCCATCGCCCTGTTCGAGGACAAGCAACTGGTCGAGCTGAACAAGGAAAAGTGCAAGACGGGATACTCCGTCGGCGACATCTACCTGGGGAAAGTCAAGAAGATCATGCCCGGCCTGAACGCCGCGTTCGTCAACATCGGGTATGAGAAGGACGCTTTCATCCATTATCTCGATCTGGGCCCGCAGTTCACCTCGCTGCACAAGCTCGTCGGCACGCTGACCTCCGGGAAGAGAGCTCCTCTGTTTCAAAACATACGCCTCGACAAGGCGATGGGCAAGACCGGCAAGATTTCGGGTTTCATAGCCAGCGGCCAGCCCATTCTCGCGCAGATCGCCAAAGAGGCCATATCGACCAAAGGTCCGCGGCTGACGTCCGACATCTCGCTGGCCGGACGCAACGTCGTGCTGATTCCCTTCTCGAACAAGATATCCATTTCGCAGAAAATCCGCTCCAACGAAGAGCGCAACCGGCTCAAGCGGATCGCCTCGGCCGTGCTGCCCAAGAATTACGGCGTCATCATCCGCACGGCCGCGATGGGCCAGCAGGACGCAGACATCGAGCACGACATCACGTCGCTCGTGCGTCGCTGGGAAAAAGTGCTCGACGGCCTGCGCAACCAGACGCCCCCGTCGCTGATCCTGAACGAGGAAAACCGCACGACGACGATCATCCGCGACCTGCTCAACGGGTCGTTCAGCAGCATATACGTCGACGACCACACCGTGTACGAAGAGATCCGCGAATACATCCGGATGATCGCCCCGGACAAGGAAAAGATTGTCAAGCTGTACAAAGGCAGCACGCCGATCTTCGACAACTTCGACGTGTCGAAGCAGATCATGTCGCTGTTCAGCAAGTACGTCTCGCTCAAGAAGGGCGCCTACCTGATCATCGAGCATACCGAGGCGCTGCACGTCGTGGACGTCAACAGCGGCAACCGGGCGAAAGTCGACAACGATCAGGAGCGCACGGCGATGGACGTGAACCTGGCCGCCGCGGCCGAAATCGCGCGTCAGCTCCGGCTGCGCGATATGGGCGGCATCATCGTGATCGACTTCATCGACCTGCACAAGAGCGAGAACCGCAACGCGCTGGTCGAGAAGATGCGAGAGCTGATGGCCGGCGACCGCGCGAAACACACGATCCTGCCGCTGTCGAAGTTCGGGCTGATGCAGATCACGCGCCAGCGGGTACGGCCCGAGACGCACATCGACGTGCGGGAGACCTGCCCGGCCTGCCACGGCACGGGCCTCGTCGCGCCCGCCGTGCTGATCGACGACCAGATCGAGAAGCAGATCGCCTATTTCGTGAAGGAGAAAAAGCTGAGTTACCTGAAGCTGAGGGTCAGCCCCGTCGTGGCGGCCTTCGTCAAAAAGGGCTTCCCGTCGCTCCGCACGCGGTGGATGTTCAAGTACCGTTGCCGCATCCGCGTCGCTTCGGACAATACGACGGGCATCATCGAGACCCGCTTCTTCAACCGCGAGGACGAAGAGTTGATTTGA